The following nucleotide sequence is from Pseudarthrobacter psychrotolerans.
TGATGAAGCCACGGCCTTCAATGGCCGCCAGGCCGGGTTCACGTTCAACATCAACGGCAACAGCAAGACCGCCGATGGCTTCGACGCCGAGCGGCAATGGGCGCGTGACTACTGGTCTGCCCTCGCGCCCCACCACACCAGTGTCTACGTGAACTTCCTGATGGAAGAGGGCGAGGAACGGGTCAGGCAGGCCTATGGTGCCGCCAAGTACGACCGGCTCAAAGCTCTCAAGCGCAAGTACGATCCAACCAACTTCTTTAGCCTCAACCAGAACATCAGGCCTGACTGACAGTGACCGGGTTGCGGGGACCAGTCGCCCCAGGGCCCTAGACCTTCTGCACTCTGAGATTCCTGTACGCGGCCTTCAGCGGTGCCATCTGGCGGAAGCCGATGCGGCCACCGCCCAGCACTTTCTCCGACGGGTCGCACCAGTCAAAAAGGGGCAACCCGTTGATGGCGAATGCGACTCGAGGCCCGTCCTTCACCACTTCCATCCGGTAGAAATCCACCGCATCCTCGGTGGGCGGCAGCGGATCCGCGCCCTGTGCCACCAGCTCAAAGCCGGCGCTTTTCCGCAGGTTGCAGGTACGGAAGGCCCGTTCGGACTCGTGCTTGTGCCGGAAATAGGAGACGTGCAGGGCGTCGATGTCGCCGGCGTGGTACTGCGGGTAGTAACCCGTCCGCGGTGCCAGGCCGGCCGAGAACAGGTCGCGGCCGCCATGACCCGCGGCCGCGAAGAACACCATGGCCAGGCCCGGCTCCGCGATGGGCAGGAACTCCCAGCTGATCCGGATGCCGTCCGGGAACTCCTCCGGGCACCAGAACGTCCAGTGCGCGTGGTCCCCGAACTCCTCATCGTCCAGCGCGCCGGACAGCTCAAGTGCACCGTTGTGGCTTCCCGTCCTCAGCGGCCCTTCCGCCACCCAGCCTGACACGTCCGCCGGGCCGGCGAGGGGTTGCTGTACAGCAGGCCGGCACTGGCTTGCGGCGCGCCCACCTAGCCCCGCCCCGCCGTCGTGAGCCCCGCCGACGGAAGTCCCGCCGTCGTGCTGTCCGGGGAGCCCAACCGGCGCGGGCCGAAGCCGAGCCTCCCAAGCTGGGCGGCAACCTCTGCAGCCACGAGGGACGCCCCGCGCTGGGAGAAGTGCGTATTGTCCGCCAGCCCGGCCGGCCAGAACGCGTGCTCGCCCGGTCCGAAGTGGCAGAACAGGGACTGCGATTCCGCAACCCCCAGCTCCAGATACAGCGCACGCGTCCAGGCGTTAAGGTCGACGGCGGGCAGCTGCAGCTCGAGCGCGAGCTCCCGGACCACGTCGGGGTAGTCCTCCAGGCTGTCCTCCAGGACAGCGCCCGACGCCGGCCCGCCCAGGAAGTGCCGGCGCTCCACCGAGGTGCAGAGCACCGGCACAGCGCCCTGGTCACGGACCTCCGCCACCATGGTGCGCAGGTTGGCGACGTAGCCCGTCCGGGCCGCGAGGTGGACCTTCTTCTGGTCGTTGTGCCCGAACTGGATCAGGACAAGGTCGCCCTCCGCCGCGGTTTCCAGCAGCTCGTCCCCACAGCCCTTCCTCGCGGAAGGACTCCGTGCTGGCACCGCCCTTGGCGAAGTTGTGCACCGCGGCCCAGGAGTACACATGCCGCGGCAGGTGCGCTCCCCAGCCACTCATGGGGTACTCGTAAGTGGGGCAGTTGGCCACCGTGGAATCTCCGGCGAGCAGGATTTTCATGCTGTTGCTTTCTGTTGGTTATCAGACACCTCAGGATGCGGCCGGGACCGTCAGCCCTTGACGGAGCCGATGAGCATGCCTTTGGCGAAGTGTTTTTGCAGGAAGGGGTAGAAGATGAGGATGGGCAGGGTGGCGACGACGATGACGGCGAACTTGATGCCCTGCTCCGGTGGGATGTAGTTCGGGTCCACGTTGCCGGTTCCGAGGAGGTCGGAGGAGGCGGTGACCTGGCGCAGGTACATCTGCAGCGTCCATTTGGAGTTGTCGCTCAGGTAGAGCAGCGGTGACATGAAGTCGTTCCAGATGCCCACGGCGTAGAACAAGGCGAACGTGGCGAGCACCGGCTTGGAGAGCGGCAGCAGGATCCGCCAGAGGATCCCCACTTCGGTGGCGCCGTCCATCTTCGCCGATTCCTCCAGCTCGGCAGGGAGTTCCTGGAAGAAGTTCTTGATGATGATGAGGCTGAACGGGTTGATGGCCGCGGGCAAGATAAGCGCCCAGTACGAGTTGAGCAGGCCGAGGTCCTTGACGAGCAGGAAGGTGGGGATCATGCCGCCGGAGAAGACCATCGCGAAGACCACCAGGGACATGATGAGCTGGCGGCCACGGAGGTTCCGTTTGGCCAGCGGGTAGGCCATGGTGACGGTCAGGATCAGCTGGACCACGGTTCCGACGGCGGTGACCAGCACCGTGGTCACCAGGGCACGGATGAACGCGGGCGTGGAGAAGATGTATTCATAGGCGCCCAGACTGAACTGTTCGGGCCAGACGAAGAAGGCCCGCCGGGTGATTTCCGCTTCGGTCGCGAAGGAGCCGGCGAAGACGTAGATGAAGGGCAGCAACGTGATGATGCCGATCAGGCTCAGGAAGACGTAGTTGGCGGCGTCGAAGATCCGCCCGCCGGTGGTGTTGTGAATCTTCATTAGAACAGTCCGCTCTGGTTGAATCGCTTGGCCAGGGCGTTGGTGCCGAAGATCAGCACAATGCCCACCAGGGACTTGAAGAGACCCACGGCGGTGGAGTAGCTGTAGGCGCCCTGGGTGATGCCCACGAAGTACACGTAGGTGTCAAAGACCTCAGCTACCCCCGGTTCAGGGCGTTGGTCATGAGATAGATCTGCTCGAATCCGGTGTTGAGCATCTGCCCGATCGCCAGGATCAGCATCACGATGATAGTGGAGCGGATCCCGGGCAGGGTGATATGCCAGACCCGGCGGAAACGGCCGGCGCCGTCGATGATCGCGGCCTCGTACTGGTCCTGGTCGACGGTGGCCAAGGCGGCGAGGAAGATGATGGTCCCCCAGCCGGTGTTCTTCCATATGTCCTGCAGCACAATGAGCGGCCGGAACCAGGCCGGGTCGGAGAGGAAGTCGATGTCCGTGCCCAGGACGTTGTTGATGAACAGGAACAGCGGCCCGAAGTCCAGGGCGAACAGCAGGAAGCTCAGCGACGCCACGATGGTCCAGGACAAAAAGTGTGGGATGTAGACGAGGGTCTGGACGGTGCGTTTGAGGATGGAGAGGCGGACCTCGTTCAGCAGCAGCGCCAGCACGATGGTCAGCGGGAACGCGATGCCCAGGCTCAGGAACGCCAGGATCAGCGTGTTGCCCAGCAGCCGGCCGAAGTCCGGGTTGGAGAAGAAGTCCTGGAAGTGCTGGAACCCCACCCACGGGCTGGCGTTCACACCCAGGAACGGGACGTAATCCTTGAACGCGATGGATACCCCGTACATCGGGCCGTAGCGGAACACCGCGAAATACAGCACGCCAGGCAGCAACAGCAGGTACAGCCACTTGTAATGGGCGAAATGGACCGAAAACCTGCCGCGTTTCCGCGGAGCGGGAGCAGTGGACTGCACCCGCTCCGTGGACTCGGTGTCAATGACAGGGGCTGACATTTACTTGCTGTCCTGCCAGAGCTTGTTGATCTCTTCCTGGACCTTGTCGCCGCCGCTGGTCTTCCACAGCTTGATGGCGTCCTTCAGGCCCTGCTCATCGATCTGGCCGGCCAGGTATTTGATC
It contains:
- a CDS encoding carbohydrate ABC transporter permease; this translates as MKIHNTTGGRIFDAANYVFLSLIGIITLLPFIYVFAGSFATEAEITRRAFFVWPEQFSLGAYEYIFSTPAFIRALVTTVLVTAVGTVVQLILTVTMAYPLAKRNLRGRQLIMSLVVFAMVFSGGMIPTFLLVKDLGLLNSYWALILPAAINPFSLIIIKNFFQELPAELEESAKMDGATEVGILWRILLPLSKPVLATFALFYAVGIWNDFMSPLLYLSDNSKWTLQMYLRQVTASSDLLGTGNVDPNYIPPEQGIKFAVIVVATLPILIFYPFLQKHFAKGMLIGSVKG
- a CDS encoding GDSL-type esterase/lipase family protein; this encodes MPARSPSARKGCGDELLETAAEGDLVLIQFGHNDQKKVHLAARTGYVANLRTMVAEVRDQGAVPVLCTSVERRHFLGGPASGAVLEDSLEDYPDVVRELALELQLPAVDLNAWTRALYLELGVAESQSLFCHFGPGEHAFWPAGLADNTHFSQRGASLVAAEVAAQLGRLGFGPRRLGSPDSTTAGLPSAGLTTAGRG
- a CDS encoding ABC transporter permease subunit, which codes for MSAPVIDTESTERVQSTAPAPRKRGRFSVHFAHYKWLYLLLLPGVLYFAVFRYGPMYGVSIAFKDYVPFLGVNASPWVGFQHFQDFFSNPDFGRLLGNTLILAFLSLGIAFPLTIVLALLLNEVRLSILKRTVQTLVYIPHFLSWTIVASLSFLLFALDFGPLFLFINNVLGTDIDFLSDPAWFRPLIVLQDIWKNTGWGTIIFLAALATVDQDQYEAAIIDGAGRFRRVWHITLPGIRSTIIVMLILAIGQMLNTGFEQIYLMTNALNRG
- a CDS encoding DUF1961 family protein codes for the protein MAEGPLRTGSHNGALELSGALDDEEFGDHAHWTFWCPEEFPDGIRISWEFLPIAEPGLAMVFFAAAGHGGRDLFSAGLAPRTGYYPQYHAGDIDALHVSYFRHKHESERAFRTCNLRKSAGFELVAQGADPLPPTEDAVDFYRMEVVKDGPRVAFAINGLPLFDWCDPSEKVLGGGRIGFRQMAPLKAAYRNLRVQKV